AGACAAGCACATATATGTGAATAAGAAATTCCTGGAAATCTTCGGCTACGACAGCCCTGATGAGGTCATAGGGAAAACCCATGAGCTAACTGTGCACCCCGATGCTCTTCCTATGGTTATAGAGTACAACAGGAAGAGACAAAGAGGCGAACCCGCCCCGTCGAACTACGAGTTTAAGGGTATTCGCAAGGACGGTACACCAATCTTTGTGGACATCTCCGGTGCCGGGACTATATTCCGTGGTGAACCGGTCGCGCTTGTGTATTTCAGGGACATTACCGAGCGCAAGCGGGCCGAGGATACGCTTCGGGAAAGTGAAGAAAGATACCGCTCCATCTTCGATAATGCCATTGAAGGTATATATCAGGGATTACCTGGAGGACAATACATAAGTGTCAATCCTGCCCTTGCCAGAATGCACGGCTTTGAATCTCCTCAGGAGATGATGACTACCGTTACTGATATTGGAAGCCAGATATTCGTGAATCCCGAAGATCAGGAAAAATACAGAGAAATAGTTGAGAAAGAAGGCGCTGTCGTTAACTTCGAATTTGAACTCTATCGTAAGGATAGAAGCAAGATATGGGTTTCCACAAATGCCCGTGCTGTTCGTAACAACAACGGTGAGACGCTCTATTACGAAGGCACCGTTGAAGACATCACCTCCCGCAAGCAGGCTGAAGAAGAAAGAACACGCCTTGAATCCCAGCTCCGCCATGCCCAGAAGATGGAAGCAATAGGCACCCTTGCAGGAGGCATTGCCCACGACTTCAACAACCTCCTCATGGGGATCCGCGGCTATGCTTCACTTATGCTGATGGAGTTCGATCCATCCCATCCCCATTATGAAAAGCTCACACGGATTGAAAGTCAGGTGCAAAGC
Above is a genomic segment from Pseudomonadota bacterium containing:
- a CDS encoding PAS domain S-box protein, which produces MYSVKIMMDEHKTKEQLMHELAESRLQVGDLKTLLTTYMQQEETLKETEEILQALINATRETLLLIDTGGTVLLANEVVAQRLGKSVKELIGSYLYDHFPPEVTRVRKEQHDKVILSGEPVHFEDARGGMFFETYCYPVFDKEGKASRVAIFSHEITERKEAERKLVESEERYRIAIEHSNDGVALLRGDKHIYVNKKFLEIFGYDSPDEVIGKTHELTVHPDALPMVIEYNRKRQRGEPAPSNYEFKGIRKDGTPIFVDISGAGTIFRGEPVALVYFRDITERKRAEDTLRESEERYRSIFDNAIEGIYQGLPGGQYISVNPALARMHGFESPQEMMTTVTDIGSQIFVNPEDQEKYREIVEKEGAVVNFEFELYRKDRSKIWVSTNARAVRNNNGETLYYEGTVEDITSRKQAEEERTRLESQLRHAQKMEAIGTLAGGIAHDFNNLLMGIRGYASLMLMEFDPSHPHYEKLTRIESQVQS